The DNA sequence CGATCTGGTGGTATCAAGCCTCGCCTACCAGTGGTGCGAGAACCCGGATGTCTGGGGCTCAGAACTGTACCGAGTCCTGAACGAGCAGGGCGTTGCCATATTCAGCACCTTTGGCGCCAACACCCTTACAGAGCTGCACGATGCATGGCGTGCGGTGGACGACTACGTTCACGTAAATGAGTTTATTGCGGTCGAAAAACTTCGTGATCAATTGCAGATTGCAGGTTTGCAGGTAGAGCTGGTGGTGGAAAAACATCAGCTTGAATATGACGACCTCAAATCACTGATGCGCGAACTCAAGGCACTGGGCGCGCACAACATCAACAGTGGTCGCAATCAGGGGATGACCGGTCGTAAAAGATTGCAGTTGTTAACCGACGCCTACGAAAAATTCCGCACCGAAACGGGTGTACTTCCAGCGAGCTATGAAGTGATTTACGGCGTGGTCAAAAAAGAGGCTTAGGTGTGAAACAAAAATACTTTATCACCGGGACCGATACCGACGCGGGAAAAACCTTTATCGCAGCAGCGTTACTGCACGGAGCCAATAACAGCGGGAAAAGCACAGCAGCCTGCAAGCCCGTGGCTGCTGGTTGCGAGCAGAGCGACGATGGCCTTCGCAACAGCGACGCACTGATACTTCAATCTGCCGCCTCCAAACAAATGCCTTACCAGCAAATTAACCCCATCGCGCTGGAACCCGCTATTGCACCGCATATAGCCGCTGAGGAGGCGGGGCAACGATTGCAGGCATCGCGTATCGCCGGATACTGTCGTGGCGTTTTAATGCAGGGCGCGGACTTTACGGTTATAGAAGGTGCTGGTGGCTGGCGAGTGCCGCTCAACTCGAGGGAAACCTTTGCCGATATTGCTCGTGAGTTGCAGTTGCCGGTTATTCTGGTGGTGGCCATGCGGCTGGGGTGTATCAATCACGCGCTGCTCACCGTCGAAGCCATTCAGCGCGATGGCCTGCCTTTGGCTGGCTGGGTGGCCAACCGGGTCGATCCCGAGATGTCTCGTTACACCGAAAACCTGGCGACACTGCAACAACTGATTCGCGCACCAATGATCGGCGAAGTGCCTCATATCGCCAGTGGTAACCCCGCTGAAGCAGCGCAGTTTTTGTCCCTTGAGACTTTAAGCCACGAGTTTTAAACTGGCTTTTTTCAGAAGAGCCAATGTCATGCGCAGTGAAGAAGAACTCTATCCCGAAGACCTGGAGCGGGTGCGTAAAGTAACCTCCAGCGGTGTCCACTCGGTACAACGTAAACCCTTTGGCGGCTGGAAACTGTTGTTGGTGATATGGTTGGTGGTATTGCTTATGGCTGGTGGCAGCTGGCTGATCGCCAAACAAGTCGGCATTTTGATCTGACTCAATTTCACTGAGAAATATGGCGGTGAGTTATCGCCATTCCCCGCTGTTTTCGACTATCTTTTTAATACTTGTGAATAAGTGGCAGATGATGCCGCTTCAGGTTTTTGACGATAGTTGCGGGGAGTCCCTATGAGTGTCTATACCGATCCGGTTCTGGTAATTGGTAATAAAAACTATTCATCCTGGTCAATGCGTGCCTGGTTGGCTTTTAGAAAAGCCAACGTACATGTCGAGCTGAAACGACTGCCGCTTGATACGCCCGAGTTTGCGAAGGAAATAAGAGATTACTCCCCATCAGGGCGCGTGCCTGTGTTGATTGATGATGGCCGCAAAGTGTGGGACTCGCTGGCAATCTGCGAATACGTCAGCGAAAACATGGACGAAGGCCACCTCTGGCCACGTAATTATGTCGAACGCGGTTACGCCCGTTCCATCAGCGCCGAGATGCATTCAGGTTTTGCCGCACTGCGAAGTCAAATGCCAATGAACGCAAGAGCCACAGGCCGGAAAGTGCCGATGACCCCGGAGCTGGAAGCGGATATCAAACGCATAAATGACATGTGGGTTGAGTGTCGTCAAAAACATATCACCCACGGCCCCTGGTTGTTCGGCTACTTTACAATTGCCGATGCCATGTACGCCCCGGTTGCACTACGCTTCCACACCTATGGCGTTCAACTGGATTCACTGGCTGAGCAGTATATGCACCATGTGTTGTCCGATGCGGATGTACAAAGCTGGATTGCCGATGCTCGGCAGGAAGAAGAAGTACTTGGGGGTGAGGAGAAGGGGGCTTAATCCAACCTTCTTTCCCTTTGTTATCCCCGGGCGGGCCAGTTTAGGTAGGGTGCGCCGTGCGCACCTCCTGTCATCCTTCGCTTAGCAAAGAGCCTCTTGGTTGTTGTTTCTTTAATGCTCTTTAAGTGCCAAAAACCCGCCCTTACCCAACCGGAACAGGCCCGCCCTCATAATACCCACAAATCGGGCAAACCTGTTCCGGTTGGGCAAGGTCTCGCTTGGGTGCTATTCATTTAAAGCTGCTCTTTGTCATCCCCGCGTAAGCGGTGATCCACATGTTAATTACTACACGAAGTAGGGTGCCCCGTGCGCACCATGAGCAAAAAGGAGCATTCTCAGCGCATCTATCTCCCATCCGTCATCCCCGCGTAGGCGGAGATCCATTTAGATTGGTACTCACTATTGATGTCGCTCTTCCGATGAGGAATATTGGTTTGCACGCCTCTTTAGTTCATCTATACCTTGATCCAGTAAAGAGATGCCTTTATTGTTTAACAACTTAGCGCCTGGTGAGCATATGCTCATGGATAGACCGAAGGAATGGCGATTGACTCATCTGAAAATCCTTTTCTGATTGCTGTATTTGTATACAGCATAATTATTTCCTTCAAAGTCAAGCGAAGAACGATTTGTATCAGGCCTGATAATAGTATCAAATAATTTTGATATAGATTTTGTTGTATATAAAACAAAGAGTTATCTAAAGGGTAGGCGGCCCGATAATATATTAAGCGGGAAGCCTGATAATAATTGTTATGAGGCCGAAGGCCTCTTAAACAGGCTGTTAGGGCTACTAGGGTGAAAATATGAGAGGACTCAAGCAAACAGTTTTAGCTCTAACTCTGGGGTCGATTGCACATATCTTGTTCACGGCCTTATCTCGACTAGGGTTTTCTGATGCTCCCTCTGAGATGCTGTTGTTTGGAGTGAATACACTACCTATATGGATTGTGGTGTATTTTTTGATGCCCACAGTGATTATGCTGTCTGTCTCACCCTTAAAAAGAAGTGTAAGTCCATCAGTCATTGTTAGTGTGTTCGCTGCTTGGTTTGTTGGTGTTTTGCTTTTTTACGCTTATCATCGACAATTTTTAAATCATGGCGTGAAAATATGGGAGTACTCGGATAAATGGTGGTACTTGAAAAGAAATCTATTATCTATAATTCCTTGTATATTTGCGGGAGTCGGATTTTGGCTGGGAGGTAGGAGTTCGGCGGCCCTAACAAGGTCATGAATTTGACGCCGCGAAAAGCACGCCGCAAATTATGGAAGCGTTAGGCAGTAAACGAGATCGAAACTATGGAAGGCTATATAAATTTTGATAGGCAAATCGATTTGCATGCCTCTCTTGAAGAGCTACTTGTTCATGCCCGAACTTCATTTGATTCAACGAGAGCCTGTAAGTGGGCCTTGATTTCCGCTCATTCCGCACTGCAAGCATCGATGTGTATGGCACTACGTGGAAGTGCGGGATTTGATACTTGGAAACCTAACCATCTCAAAAAATGGCTAGAGGCTTATGAAAAAGGTGATGAACTGCCAGATCCACAACTAGATTTCTTTATGGATCTCTTTGATAAGCTATTTTCCGAAGACTCAGGGCTTGATAGACATCTTATCAAGTGGCTCAACGAAACGCGGAATGGATTAATACACTTCAATACTGATTCATACTCAATAGAGAAGGCTTCAATCATCGCGGCAATTTCTGAATCAATGAAGGCAGTTGCCAAAACTCCTGATCTAAGCACTGGAATATTCTTTTACGAAGAAGGGCAAGTGGAGACGTTTAATAATCTTTGCAACGAAATTGCGAAGAAAATGGAAAATCATGAA is a window from the Porticoccaceae bacterium LTM1 genome containing:
- the bioD gene encoding dethiobiotin synthase, with amino-acid sequence MKQKYFITGTDTDAGKTFIAAALLHGANNSGKSTAACKPVAAGCEQSDDGLRNSDALILQSAASKQMPYQQINPIALEPAIAPHIAAEEAGQRLQASRIAGYCRGVLMQGADFTVIEGAGGWRVPLNSRETFADIARELQLPVILVVAMRLGCINHALLTVEAIQRDGLPLAGWVANRVDPEMSRYTENLATLQQLIRAPMIGEVPHIASGNPAEAAQFLSLETLSHEF
- a CDS encoding DUF3094 family protein, producing MRSEEELYPEDLERVRKVTSSGVHSVQRKPFGGWKLLLVIWLVVLLMAGGSWLIAKQVGILI
- a CDS encoding glutathione S-transferase family protein, with the translated sequence MSVYTDPVLVIGNKNYSSWSMRAWLAFRKANVHVELKRLPLDTPEFAKEIRDYSPSGRVPVLIDDGRKVWDSLAICEYVSENMDEGHLWPRNYVERGYARSISAEMHSGFAALRSQMPMNARATGRKVPMTPELEADIKRINDMWVECRQKHITHGPWLFGYFTIADAMYAPVALRFHTYGVQLDSLAEQYMHHVLSDADVQSWIADARQEEEVLGGEEKGA